One window from the genome of Mauremys mutica isolate MM-2020 ecotype Southern chromosome 4, ASM2049712v1, whole genome shotgun sequence encodes:
- the AMIGO1 gene encoding amphoterin-induced protein 1: protein MWLWYLAPGQRLGLSCGKVWLLVLLLLGCGLAREGGSILNCPPKCVCASNIISCSKLGLGVIPTKLPRFTAILDLSHNNLTRLRADWTPTRLPHLHSLLLNHNALGFISTEAFCHVPHLRYLDLSSNSIKVLEELLFSQLQELEVLLLYNNQIAQMDRSAFDDMARLQKLYLSQNQISRFPMELVKDRAKLPDLALLDLSANKIKGLPVAALKGLPAWMKNGLYLHSNPLSCDCGLYELFTHWHTRQLSSVVDFREELVCSLPLAKRSVSVFTLNSQDSLNCSEFKEHMLEAYLGDTVTINCDTKVRGATTREWVTPNNRRFPEETANSTMTVLGNGSLQIRLVRVEDMGTYTCYAVSQAFNETLYVDVMVHNFTQHGPHDTLNTAYTTLVGCILSVILVLIYLYLTPCRCCCHGNEKLAAQPEDSINSSMLSTTPNHNPEAAGRKGSLSHLAASGPMQGQNGKVKPNSTPEEAARRAQKAPRKMSDPDSVSSVFSDTPIVV from the coding sequence ATGTGGCTTTGGTACCTAGCGCCTGGTCAACGCCTGGGGCTGAGCTGCGGGAAAGTCTGGCTCCTGGTCCTCTTGCTGCTGGGTTGCGGCCTTGCCCGGGAAGGGGGGTCGATCCTGAACTGCcccccaaaatgtgtgtgtgccAGCAACATTATCAGCTGCTCCAAGCTGGGCCTGGGAGTCATCCCCACTAAGCTGCCTCGCTTCACAGCCATCCTGGACCTCAGCCACAACAACCTGACCCGCCTGCGGGCGGACTGGACCCCCACccgcctcccccacctccactccctgCTGCTCAACCACAACGCCCTGGGCTTCATCTCCACCGAGGCCTTCTGCCACGTCCCGCACCTGCGGTACCTGGACCTCTCCTCCAACAGCATCAAGGTGCTGGAGGagttgctcttcagccagctgcaggagctggaggTGCTGCTGCTCTATAACAATCAGATCGCCCAGATGGACCGCAGTGCTTTCGATGACATGGCCAGGCTGCAGAAACTCTACCTGAGCCAGAACCAGATCTCCCGCTTCCCCATGGAGCTGGTGAAGGACCGGGCCAAACTGCCCGACCTGGCCCTGCTGGACCTTTCTGCCAACAAAATCAAGGGCCTGCCGGTCGCGGCCCTGAAAGGCCTCCCTGCCTGGATGAAAAATGGCCTCTACCTCCACAGCAACCCGCTGAGCTGTGACTGTGGGCTGTACGAGCTCTTCACGCACTGGCACACACGCCAGCTCAGCTCGGTGGTGGACTTCCGGGAGGAGCTGGTGTGCAGCCTGCCCCTGGCCAAGCGCAGCGTCAGCGTCTTCACCCTCAACAGCCAAGACTCCCTCAACTGCAGCGAGTTCAAGGAGCACATGCTGGAGGCCTACCTGGGGGACACAGTGACCATCAACTGCGACACCAAGGTCCGGGGGGCGACCACCAGGGAATGGGTGACCCCAAACAACAGGCGCTTCCCGGAGGAGACCGCCAACAGCACCATGACAGTGCTGGGCAATGGCAGCCTGCAGATCCGCCTCGTCCGGGTGGAGGACATGGGCACGTACACCTGCTACGCGGTCAGCCAGGCCTTCAACGAGACCCTCTATGTGGATGTGATGGTCCACAACTTCACCCAGCATGGACCTCACGACACGCTGAACACGGCCTACACCACGCTGGTGGGCTGCATCCTCAGCGTCATCCTGGTGCTCATCTACCTGTACCTGACACCGTGCCGCTGCTGCTGCCACGGCAACGAGAAGCTGGCTGCCCAGCCGGAGGACAGCATCAACTCCTCCATGCTCAGCACCACACCCAACCACAACCCTGAGGCAGCCGGTCGCAAGGGAAGCCTCAGCCACCTCGCGGCTTCCGGCCCCATGCAAGGCCAGAACGGCAAGGTCAAACCCAACAGCACGCCAGAGGAGGCAGCCAGGAGGGCCCAGAAGGCCCCCAGGAAAATGTCAGACCCAGACTCTGTCAGCTCTGTCTTCTCGGACACGCCCATCGTAGTGTAG
- the LOC123367976 gene encoding probable transmembrane reductase CYB561D1, translating into MQAGPPESRVSRWLRRSTGLLAHLVALGLTLFLLLLSRPGTSLFSWHPVFMSIAFCLCLPEAILLFSPENSPFCLCSRQVKVWLHWTAQTLVVVAATLGLAFIISSKNRSELPHLVSWHSLLGILTLVATCGQALCGLSLRFPQLLRISSVARLRLYHVTCGLVVCLLATFTVVLGICSDWFQAQIKGIAWYFCLALPFYPALVIMNQTTGVHLPKKRVRV; encoded by the exons ATGCAGGCCGGGCCCCCGGAGTCCCGCGTCTCCCGCTGGCTGCGGCGGAGCACCGGCCTCCTGGCGCACCTGGTGGCGCTGGGTCTCAccctcttcctgctgctgctctcccggCCCGGCACCA GTCTGTTTTCTTGGCACCCTGTCTTCATGTCTATAGCG TTCTGCCTCTGCCTGCCTGAAGCCATCCTGCTCTTCTCGCCCGAGAACTCGCCGTTCTGCCTCTGCTCCCGCCAGGTGAAAGTGTGGCTGCACTGGACCGCGCAGACGCTAGTGGTCGTGGCTGCCACGCTGGGCCTGGCCTTCATCATCTCCAGCAAGAATCGGAGCGAGCTCCCGCACTTGGTTTCGTGGCACAGCCTCCTAGGCATCCTGACTTTGGTTGCCACCTGCGGGCAGGCTCTGTGCGGGCTTAGCCTGCGCTTCCCCCAGCTGCTGAGGATCTCCTCTGTGGCACGGCTGAGGCTGTACCATGTCACATGTGGCCTGGTTGTGTGTCTGCTGGCCACCTTCACTGTAGTCCTTGGGATTTGCTCTGACTGGTTCCAGGCACAGATCAAAGGGATAGCTTGGTATTTCTGCCTGGCACTGCCCTTCTACCCTGCCCTGGTGATCATGAACCAGACCACGGGCGTTCATCTACCGAAGAAAAGAGTGCGTGTCTGA